The nucleotide sequence GTACATCTCGAGTGCAAACATTAATTTGATTTGTACTGACAGAGATGTAAGATGTGTAGTACATATATTATGCACAAATTGTCAAGGTAATTAAGGAGTACGTGCACTAATGAAGTACAGAACTTTGTCAAAAAATTAGGCATCTATTTTATAGAAAGCCGTCTTTATACTTTCTATTCCTGGCTTTCATTTTGTCATGATTTAAGAATTTattttgattggtttttttttgggggggtgtTTACCggaatcttttattttttaaaatatctcgCGGTTAAACCTAAgcttaacatgtatatatataatgctgGCTTTCCGTTATATAAGATTTTAAGAATTTGATTGTCTTTTTTCCTGTTTTCCAGAaactttgaaatttatttattttcgaaaTATCTCGCGGTTAAACGTTAGTTTTTTTACCATTAtgcaaccatatttttttttcttaaagaaaacatttcaatACTGAGATATCGGAGAACAATGACCATAAAACCACACTAAATATAAAAACCTCTTTTGCAGCCAATCAATACAATTTGTGATTTGTTTTAGCAGTCCTTTTATATGATGTATCTAAACAAACACAAAAAGTAAGTACCAAAAAGTGGTAAATGTAATATTCACTCAGaaagttattttttaattacattattttttttcttgcggatcctattttgttttttcattgtgaactttaataaaattgggaatggatatttggaatgtgtgaaagagacaacaacccgaccatagagcagacaacaacctgaccatagagcagacaacagccaaagaccaccaatgggtcttcaatgaagcgtgaaactcccgcacccggaggagtccttcacctggcctctaaacaaataagCACACTGGTTccgtgataatggacgtcatactaaactccgaattatacacaagaaactaaaactaaaaatcatacaagtctaacaaaggctagaggctcctgacttgggacagacgcaaaaatgtaGCGGcgtttaacatgttttttgagatctcaatcctcccctatacctctagccaatgtagaaaaaacaaacgcacaacaatacgcatagaaaaactcagtttaagagaagtccgagtacGCACAATTTTCAATATATACGCTAAACATGTATCTGGTGTGTGTACGTTTCTAACATCGGTTGATAAGAGTTAATTCAATAAGTTAATTCATGACACGACAAGCTGCTATCTGTGAATATTTAGTGCTTACTAATGTCCAGCAATGACACACAACGTGTTTGTTTTTGGTACTCTCAAAAGAGGTCAACCGAACTTTTACTTACTGGAGGATGCAGGTAACGGTTTGGCAGTATACCTGGCTGATGGAGTTACGGAAGAAAAGTTTCCCGTTGTTATAGCGAGCAGCTGCAATATTCCATTCATGTTACCTGTGGCAGGTAAAGGCAAGGTAAAAATTAATATTCATATCAACgaaatttgtttgtatattgctTTTAAGAAGTACACGGAAGATAAAGCAGAGACAAAAAAACATGCTTGCTAACTTTTGAATAAATATCTGTTTGTATCTCTGTACATTTGCATATACCtgtatttcatgcatttttaagGCACAATGTTTATTCCGGCAGCTTTTACAATAAATGTATATGCCACAGAACAAATTTAACAATACCATAAAACACATACATAATGACGAATGACTTTTGAATTACTAGTAttcgtttttacctgtattatacagaaaaaaatattatgtttttcataCAGAAGCGAACTTTTTTATATCGTTAGCAAGGAAATCTCAAGTTAAAAGTCCAAATTTATTGATAATTGACTTTTATACAGGCCAAATTACTCACTTCCCTTTGTAATATTCCACGAGTACTCGGAATGTTTAAACGTTCCATAcagagtttatttatttattgttcatAGTATGTAATGCTCACTAGATTACATATAGTATAGCTGCACTAAAAtagtttgaatttcattttaaatcatataacTTTGTATTGTATGGACGTCTTGTCCCTGTGATCAAATGTTAGGGTTTGTTTTCTATGAGGTTAGGATTACTTATCCTTCATCATCAAGTTCATGATTTAGAGCACCTGAGATATCCACCGGTTTTTGGATATAATACTTTTATATGcttataaaatatatagaaaacattGATacttaatttgttaaaatagaaggttaaatctaataaattttatttttattattcagaATGTTGTCGGTGAAATTTATAAAGTGGATGACAGCATGCTAAACCGTTTAGATATCTTAGAGAGAAAAGCAGAAATTCTTGACAGACGTGAAATTAATGTCGTATCCAATGGATGTACTATAACATGCTGGTGTTACCATCTGGTTAACCACAAGAAAGAGTTACAAGAACTACCAACAATTGATAATTATGACACGAATGGTTCACACGGTCTTCCTTATATTCCCAATTCTTTAGAAACATGTGACAATTTCAGCGATGTCCAAATACCGAAATAAATGAGAATAACACAATGATAATCACTATCATAGTATGTTATGAAAAAAAGATGACAAGTTAATGCAAACATacaatgcagtggcggatccagggggggggggggggttccgggggtgcgcacccccctttatttttgccgatcaatgcatttgtatcgggacatatgttttgcacccccctgcacccccctttgccctgggttagcacccccctttcgaaaattcctgcatccgcccctgcaatGAATTGTTGTTTTTCATATACAGACGTAAATAAAAACGTGTTTAAAGTGTCTATATTAGGGTTGTTTTCTCCTGTGGCATATTATATTGGGTATATTTTCCCACGTTGCTCACATATTAATTTTatacaagaaaaaaagataacTGCCCTGAACTTAGAATTTCAGAAACGAATAAACATTTCtcatataaataaatcaaaatgcaaaatttagtttcatttttgttttatcttaagTTTCTATTTGAAATGAAGGGGGTAAAATCTATGAAGTTCTACCTTATTTATTTCCTCAGGGAATTTATCATCACAAGAACTTGCCAGAGATTGATAGAATGATTGCtgtttgctttacgccgcattggcaaaaaaaatcatttatcattAAGCTGGTCTAAAAGATAGGCAAACGATACTCAAGATATATTTAAACTCATTAGCCTAAAAAAATGTCAGTCCCATTGCGAAAACGATCAtaagacaaacaacagaacaGTTTgtatacaaaacactacatagaaaccTAAACACTTAACAACACCAATAAATTACACTATTTAAACACTTAAAAGACCCGAGTTTTAAggagtttttttttcacaaatgtgaATGATCATGCATAATCCAACCTCAGACTGGTTTTAGCTGTTGGATATTAAACAAGGGATAAGTAAAGGTTCAACAGATTAGAATTAATATTTTAGTAATTTaatgttcaaaattattttcaatatttgatggtaaaataaaaaaatcaagaacctGTTTCAAAGATGGAAATGAACTATCATGTATTTATCTCAGCTTTTACATGTATGCTATTCGAGTCGATAGATGCTAACTATGAAGCGATTTCCATCTCCCAGCCGACGTGGGACACATCCgcttttttatatgacatttaCGCTTTTGAGAATGGACCTTTGCGCTTCAATTGTTAGGATAAGAATAAATACATAATAACAACGATTTATCTTCCCTCAACATGAACTGTACACAAAAAGAATATACTTAATGAATTTCGTGTGTCGTAAGCATCTTACTGGATTTACCTTAATCGGGAAAGTTCAATCAAACTAAAACAACAATTGAAAGATATGGATACGCTAACTAGTAGAAACAGTCGTTGGTTTAAAGATGATTGTTTTATCtccacaaaataaaataagctaTAAAAGAAATGATAGATTTCCTCGGAATTTCCAGGCAATAGAATGAACAGAAGAGAAGTGCAGTTTCCGTTTTTAAATCGATGAATGGTACAAATATCAGTTGATATCAACCAGACTCATTAAGATTGTATAGGTAAAAGTTCAAAGGTCCTGTCAATTTGATACAGATGCATGTTTACAAGTTTAAGTTTGGAGGCTTCCGAGCGCAAATGTCCTTTCGTGTAACAGGTAAAAGAACTCGCTTTTTAAATTGGTGAAAAGTTTTTGCTTCTTCACCATACATACATGATAGTGCGGAATTTAATACACAGTGCAAATACTACGGCTCTATGTCATAAATTATTTGCGAGCAAATGCAGCTTTTTTATACTTGATattgttaaacaattaaaattgagaatggaaatggggaatgtgccaaagagacaacaacccgaccatagaaaaaaacaacagcagaaggtcaccaacaggtcttcaatgtagcgaaaaaaaacaaaacaaaacaaaaacaacggATACTATATGTATTTTTCaattagtacatgtatatcttgTGCTGTAATTAATTATAAAGTCTACAAAGGTataggaagatgaggtatgagtgccaatgagacaactctccgtccaaatcactatttataaaagtaaatcattataggtcaaggtacggtcttcaacacggagccgtggTTCGCACcgcaaacagcaagctattaattactaatgtaaaaccattcaaagggaaaaccaacggcctaatctaaatttaaaaaaaaaagagaaacccTATGAACCACAtcgacaaacgacaactactgaacatcagattcctgacatcCATGCATTAATAGATCAATTTCTGAAATCTTTAATTTCTTCTTtcgttatttcttattttttctgtatatcTTTCTTTTCTGTGATCCGTATTTTTTTACccaattctttaatttttgcagctattttttaaattttacacccCATTGTTCCTAATTTTATATTCGTTTTGTCCATTTAACCTacaatcttatatttttttccataagGATTGTTCTCTATTTTTGTCTTTTTCCTACATGCATaatttgttgaataatttgaacattAATTCATCTAAATTTTatgtcttataatttaaaatgatctgttacattttattgtttgGTATCATCATGGTTAATTTCTATCCAACCCTCTTTTCAATGCTTTTTTCCCCCGGAGGATCTCTTATGCGTGAACTCGTAGTTACAAAATGAATTGCCGATTTATTTATTACATACAAATGTTCATATAccctttttattaaatattaaaatcctATCATGTTCAAATATTGTAAATAGCAAAAACATATATTGAGACCAATACATTAACTCTTTGTATGTACAGTAT is from Mytilus galloprovincialis chromosome 6, xbMytGall1.hap1.1, whole genome shotgun sequence and encodes:
- the LOC143078386 gene encoding gamma-glutamylaminecyclotransferase C-like; protein product: MTHNVFVFGTLKRGQPNFYLLEDAGNGLAVYLADGVTEEKFPVVIASSCNIPFMLPVAGKGKNVVGEIYKVDDSMLNRLDILERKAEILDRREINVVSNGCTITCWCYHLVNHKKELQELPTIDNYDTNGSHGLPYIPNSLETCDNFSDVQIPK